The following coding sequences lie in one Treponema socranskii subsp. buccale genomic window:
- a CDS encoding acyl-CoA carboxylase subunit beta — translation MEYNVEKQHEKGKLHAIERIRALCDENSFMEIYSGVRHNCTSFGMEKKDLPYDGVITGFGKINGRTVAVYAQDFTVQGGSLGLMHGKKIAELIDKAVEARCPVIGINDSGGARIQEGVDALCGYGDLFYQNVRASGSVPQISIVAGPCAGGAVYSPGITDFIFAIDKISELFITGPKVVKSVMFMDISSEDLGGAAIHSKKSGVAHFRCESENDCYRKVRALLDYIPHYFGDDLTQNEKYKFDAKKKAKRIEEVIPENPRAGYDIREIINCCIDDDSFFETSAEFAVNCVTGFAKIEGKSVGIVANNPMGVGGVLDCDASDKIARFVRYCDAFGIPLLTFVDVPGFIPGPQEEQKGIIRHGAKVIYAYSEASVPKVTVIARKAYGGAYIAMCSKHLGADYVYAWPKAEIAVMGAEGAIGILYAKELKDPSKAAEVAAKSEEYKTEIMTPKIAAKRGYVSEVIEPQETRERIARSFEILARKHSMDTPLKKHGNIPL, via the coding sequence ATGGAATACAATGTCGAAAAACAACACGAAAAAGGAAAACTCCACGCAATAGAACGGATTCGCGCTCTGTGCGATGAAAATTCGTTTATGGAAATCTATTCGGGTGTGCGCCATAACTGCACGAGCTTCGGTATGGAAAAAAAAGACCTGCCCTACGACGGCGTCATCACCGGATTCGGAAAGATAAACGGAAGGACGGTCGCGGTATACGCTCAGGATTTTACGGTGCAGGGCGGCTCGCTCGGCCTTATGCACGGCAAAAAAATCGCCGAACTCATCGACAAGGCGGTCGAAGCGCGGTGCCCCGTTATCGGTATAAACGATTCCGGCGGAGCGCGCATTCAGGAAGGTGTCGACGCGCTGTGCGGCTACGGAGACCTCTTTTATCAAAACGTCCGCGCATCCGGTTCGGTGCCGCAGATTTCGATCGTCGCAGGCCCCTGCGCGGGAGGCGCCGTGTATTCGCCGGGCATCACCGATTTTATCTTTGCAATCGACAAGATAAGCGAACTCTTTATCACCGGCCCGAAAGTCGTCAAATCGGTTATGTTTATGGATATTTCGTCGGAAGATTTGGGAGGAGCGGCTATCCATTCGAAAAAATCGGGCGTAGCGCATTTCCGCTGTGAAAGCGAAAACGACTGCTATCGAAAAGTGCGCGCGTTGCTCGACTACATCCCCCATTATTTCGGCGACGATCTCACTCAAAACGAAAAATACAAATTCGACGCGAAGAAAAAAGCGAAGCGTATCGAAGAAGTCATCCCCGAAAACCCGCGCGCCGGTTACGATATCCGCGAAATCATCAACTGCTGTATCGACGACGATTCGTTTTTTGAAACGTCGGCCGAATTTGCGGTAAACTGCGTCACGGGCTTTGCGAAAATCGAAGGCAAATCCGTCGGCATCGTCGCAAACAATCCGATGGGTGTCGGCGGCGTGCTCGACTGCGATGCGAGCGACAAAATCGCGCGCTTCGTCCGCTATTGCGACGCGTTCGGCATACCGCTTTTAACCTTCGTCGACGTTCCCGGCTTTATCCCCGGCCCGCAGGAAGAACAAAAAGGCATCATCCGGCACGGCGCAAAAGTGATCTATGCGTACAGCGAAGCGAGCGTTCCGAAAGTGACCGTCATTGCGCGCAAAGCGTACGGCGGCGCATACATCGCAATGTGTTCGAAACACCTCGGCGCAGATTACGTGTACGCGTGGCCGAAAGCGGAAATCGCAGTCATGGGTGCGGAAGGCGCGATCGGCATTTTATACGCAAAAGAACTCAAAGATCCGTCGAAGGCGGCCGAAGTCGCGGCAAAATCCGAAGAATATAAAACGGAAATAATGACGCCGAAAATCGCGGCGAAGCGCGGCTATGTCAGCGAAGTGATCGAACCGCAGGAAACGCGAGAGCGCATCGCACGGAGCTTTGAAATACTCGCGCGAAAGCACAGCATGGACACGCCTTT